A DNA window from Malus domestica chromosome 12, GDT2T_hap1 contains the following coding sequences:
- the LOC103452948 gene encoding uncharacterized protein gives METQSSGEQSVRSVAAGGNFGSGISKAFCRCGEGWKCVITRTEGPDAGKAFFSCAGNCTCVIYEDGTVMKEAMTMNEEVEKIGANEAYCECGEGWKCVISKVEPEDPNAGKSSFECVGSCSCVTDG, from the exons ATGGAGACTCAGAGCTCTGGCGAGCAATCTGTCAG GTCTGTCGCAGCGGGAGGCAACTTCGGATCCGGCATCAGCAAAGCATTTTGCCGGTGCGGCGAAGGATGGAAGTGTGTCATCACTAGGACTGAGGGACCTGATGCCGGCAAGGCCTTCTTCAGCTGTGCTGGAAACTGCACCTGTGTTAT CTATGAAGATGGGACAGTGATGAAGGAGGCCATGACGATGAACGAGGAGGTAGAGAAAATTGGTGCAAACGAAGCCTACTGCGAGTGTGGTGAAGGCTGGAAATGTGTCATCTCCAAGGTTGAACCTGAAGATCCTAATGCTGGTAAGAGCTCATTCGAATGTGTTGGTAGTTGCAGCTGTGTAACCGATGGTTAA